Proteins co-encoded in one Triticum aestivum cultivar Chinese Spring unplaced genomic scaffold, IWGSC CS RefSeq v2.1 scaffold2318, whole genome shotgun sequence genomic window:
- the LOC123172480 gene encoding pentatricopeptide repeat-containing protein At3g59040, whose translation MEAAMGTLGSQSPLSFSSSLCNAKASCGWPVYNVKKIEGGQRLDVVCHGMLAPRKFVRKKRQEEVFKDADDEAKQKSWRRMMSEIEESGSAVSSILKTQRNTTGTLPRDTVLGTLVRFKQLRKWNLVSEILEWLRTQHWWDFSEMDFLMLVTAYGKLGDFSRAERVLKYMNKKGYRPTVISQTALMEAYGRAKQYRKAEAVFHKMQTSGPEPSPITYQIILKSLVEGDKYKEAEAIFEDLLNEKRASFKPDQKMFHMMIYMYKKAGDYTQARKLFAQMPERGIPQSTVTFNSLMSFEADYKEVSSIYDQMQRAGLKPDVVSYSLLIKAYGKARREDEALAVFEEMLDAGIRPTRKSYNILLDAFAVSGLVEEARTVFKTMRRHRVEPDLCSYTTMLLAYVNASDMDGSEKFFRRIKDDGLRPNVVAYGTLMKGYSKLDDVEKVMRVYERMRMQGVEPNQTIFTTIMDAHGRNSDFGNAVIWFNEMETRGYPPDKKAKNILLSLAKTPEEQEEANELTGNGAVQLEVKPNGVPASLGTKGADVDEAGLTDSTAHHHSLNGASTSDLNGRNRAGSSGFEDEEDDDDDDDYEEMDDEDLDFVSFKDKRELNFAT comes from the exons ATGGAGGCGGCGATGGGGACCCTCGGCTCGCAGTCCCCGCTCTCATTCTCCTCCAGCCTCTG CAATGCAAAGGCATCTTGTGGCTGGCCTGTTTATAATGTGAAGAAGATCGAGGGCGGTCAGAGGCTCGACGTGGTCTGCCATGGGATGCTGGCGCCCAGAAAGTTTGTGCGCAAGAAGAGACAAGAGGAGGTCTTCAAGGACGCCGATGACGAGGCCAAGCAAAAGAGCTGGAGGAGAATGATGAGTGAGATAGAGGAGTCTGGGTCAGCCGTGTCTTCCATTCTCAAGACCCAACGGAACACAACGGGGACGCTGCCGAGGGACACTGTTCTCGGGACTCTTGTGCGGTTCAAACAGCTCAGAAAATGGAATCTGGTCAGCGAG atTCTTGAATGGCTTCGAACGCAACATTGGTGGGACTTCAGCGAGATGGACTTTTTGATGCTTGTCACGGCTTACGGGAAGCTGGGAGATTTCAGCAGGGCGGAAAGGGTCCTCAAGTACATGAACAAGAAAGGTTACCGGCCGACGGTGATATCTCAGACCGCTCTCATGGAGGCATACGGAAGAGCCAAGCAGTACAGAAAGGCCGAGGCTGTGTTTCATAAGATGCAGACGTCAGGCCCTGAACCATCACCCATCACATATCAAATCATTCTGAAATCGCTTGTTGAG GGCGACAAATATAAGGAAGCTGAAGCTATTTTCGAGGACCTTCTTAATGAAAAAAGAGCTTCTTTTAAACCAGACCAGAAGATGTTTCATATGATGATCTATATGTACAAGAAGGCTGGGGACTATACCCAAGCGCGTAAGCTATTCGCACAGATGCCTGAGAGAGGAATCCCCCAGTCTACAGTGACTTTTAATAGTTTGATGTCATTTGAAGCAGACTATAAGGAAGTGTCAAGTATTTATGATCAG ATGCAAAGAGCCGGGCTAAAACCAGATGTTGTGAGCTATTCTCTGCTCATCAAAGCTTACGGGAAAGCTAGGAGGGAGGATGAAGCTTTGGCGGTGTTTGAAGAGATGCTTGATGCTGGAATCAG GCCAACACGCAAATCATACAACATCTTGCTTGATGCGTTCGCAGTATCTGGATTAGTAGAAGAGGCCCGAACAGTTTTCAAGACCATGAGAAGACACAG GGTTGAGCCTGATCTCTGCTCTTACACAACAATGCTCTTGGCTTATGTAAATGCTTCTGATATGGATGGGTCTGAGAAATTTTTCCGTCGGATCAAAGACGATGGTTTGAGGCCAAACGTTGTTGCTTATGGAACTCTGATGAAAGGCTACTCCAAGTTGGATGATGTTGAGAAAGTAATGCGGGTTTATGAGCGAATGCGGATGCAGGGTGTTGAACCCAATCAAACCATCTTTACCACCATCATGGATGCACATGGCAGGAACTCAGATTTCGGAAATGCTGTCATTTGGTTCAACGAAATGGAAACACGTGGGTACCCACCAGACAAGAAAGCGAAGAACATCCTGCTTTCTCTTGCTAAAACACCTGAAGAACAGGAAGAGGCGAATGAGTTGACGGGGAATGGTGCGGTTCAGCTTGAAGTAAAACCCAACGGCGTGCCCGCCAGTTTAGGTACCAAAGGCGCTGATGTGGACGAAGCTGGGCTAACTGATAGTACTGCACATCACCACTCCTTAAATGGCGCGTCCACAAGTGATCTAAATGGTAGAAACAGGGCCGGGAGCAGTGGTTTTgaggatgaagaagacgacgacgacgatgatgattaCGAGGAAATGGATGATGAAGACTTAGATTTTGTTTCTTTCAAAGATAAGCGAGAACTAAATTTTGCGACTTGA